The proteins below come from a single Clupea harengus chromosome 21, Ch_v2.0.2, whole genome shotgun sequence genomic window:
- the LOC116218158 gene encoding histone-lysine N-methyltransferase, H3 lysine-79 specific-like, whose protein sequence is MKLSIVISLCALLYLSGHTLARSKQRIRAILHVDCRWIGHRSRCTREYNPLCGSDGVTYANDCKYCAAKRKNCKIVACHRGKCHKIVKQRKPNPWKKWQRKKHPRKHRQRKKHLKKHLKKHPRKHRQRKKHLRKHRQRKKHLKKHLKKHPSKQRQRKKHLKKHLKKHLKRKKHLRKHRQRKKHPRKQRQRHPWKQRQRQKHLRKHLRRKKHPRKQRHRQKHLRKQRQRKKHLRRKKHPRRQRQFKDLKCLPKEERGEVWALLRNLMLEDRDGMCSEPVRRETEDPKKQRMSSFLLVSADTEEDEEEEEEESIDKALLQMGDCPLKWWSGRQHTHEKLAGIAKKHLSTL, encoded by the exons ATGAAGCTGAGCATTGTGATCTCCCTCTGCGCTCTACTTTACCTCTCTG GTCACACTTTGGCCAGGTCAAAACAGAGGATCAGG gcAATTCTTCACGTTGATTGTCGATGGATTGGCCACCGTTCCCGTTGCACTAGGGAGTACAACCCTCTCTGTGGGTCCGACGGCGTCACCTATGCTAATGACTGCAAGTACTGCGCTGCCAAACG AAAGAATTGTAAGATTGTGGCCTGTCATCGCGGGAAATGTCACAAGATTGTAAAGCAGAGGAAGCCGAACCCGTGGAAAAAGTGGCAGAGAAAGAAGCACCCGAG GAAgcacaggcagaggaagaagcaCCTGAAGAAACACCTGAAGAAACACCCGAGGAAgcacaggcagaggaagaagcaCCTGAGGAAgcacaggcagaggaagaagcaCCTGAAGAAACACCTGAAGAAACACCCGAGtaagcagaggcagagaaagaagcaCCTGAAGAAACACCTGAAGAAGCacctgaagaggaagaagcacCTGAGGAAgcacaggcagaggaagaagcacccgaggaagcagaggcagaggcacccgtggaagcagaggcagaggcagaagcacctGAGGAAGCACCTGAGGAGGAAGAAGCACCCGAGGAAGCAGAGGCACAGGCAGAAGCAcctgaggaagcagaggcagaggaagaagcacctgaggaggaagaagcacccgaggaggcagaggca GTTTAAGGACTTGAAGTGCCTccccaaagaggaaagaggtGAGGTGTGGGCTTTACTGCGCAACCTGATGCTAGAGGACAGAGATGGGATGTGTTCTGAACcagtgagaagagagacagaggatccAAAAAAGCAGAGGATGTCTTCCTTCTTGTTGGTCTCCGCTGATacagaggaagacgaggaggaggaggaggaggagtccaTTGACAAAGCTCTGTTGCAGATGGGGGACTGTCCACTAAAGTGGTGGTCAGGAAGGCAGCACACACATGAGAAGCTTGCAGGAATAGCAAAGAAACACCTGTCAACCCTGTGA
- the LOC116218159 gene encoding DNA topoisomerase 1-like, with protein MNQVTLWPGQNRGSGEYNPLCGTNGVTYANDCKFCVAKRQRKKHLKKHLKKHLKKHRQRKKHLKKHLKKHPRKHRQRKKHLKKHLKKHPRKQRKQGQRQKHLRRQRQRQRQKHLRKHRQRKKHLKKHLKKHLKKHPRKHRQRKKHLKKHLKKHLKKHLKKHLKKHPRKHRHRQKHPRKHRQRKKHLKKHLKKHLKKHRQRKKHLKKHLKKHPRKHRQRKKHLKKHLKKHPRKQRQRKKHPRKHRQRKKHLKKHLKKHPRKHRQRKKHLKKHLKKHPRKHRQRKKHLKKHLKKHPRKHRHRQKHPRKHRQRKKHLKKHLKKHLRKHRQRKTHLKKHLKKHPRKHLKKHLRRQKHLKKQRQKNPRKQGQKQKHPRKQRQKHPR; from the exons aTGAATCAGGTCACACTTTGGCCAGGTCAAAACCGAGGATCAGG GGAGTACAACCCTCTCTGTGGGACCAACGGCGTCACCTATGCTAATGACTGCAAGTTCTGCGTTGCCAAACG gcagagaaagaagcaCCTGAAGAAACACCTGAAGAAACACCTGAAGAAgcacaggcagaggaagaagcaCCTGAAGAAACACCTGAAGAAGCACCCGAGGAAgcacaggcagaggaagaagcaCCTGAAGAAACACCTGAAGAAGCACccgaggaagcagag gaagcaggggcagaggcagaagcacctgaggaggcagaggcagaggcagaggcagaagcacctGAGGAAgcacaggcagaggaagaagcaCCTGAAGAAGCACCTGAAGAAACACCTGAAGAAACACCCGAGGAAgcacaggcagaggaagaagcaCCTGAAGAAACACCTGAAGAAACACCTGAAGAAGCACCTGAAGAAACACCTGAAGAAACACCCGAGgaagcacaggcacaggcagaagcacccgaggaagcacaggcagagaaagaagcaCCTGAAGAAACACCTGAAGAAACACCTGAAGAAgcacaggcagaggaagaagcaCCTGAAGAAACACCTGAAGAAGCACCCGAGGAAgcacaggcagaggaagaagcaCCTGAAGAAACACCTGAAGAAGCACccgaggaagcagaggcagagaaagaagcacccgaggaagcacaggcagaggaagaagcaCCTGAAGAAACACCTGAAGAAGCACCCGAGGAAgcacaggcagaggaagaagcaCCTGAAGAAACACCTGAAGAAACACCCGAGGAAgcacaggcagaggaagaagcaCCTGAAGAAACACCTGAAGAAGCACCCGAGgaagcacaggcacaggcagaagcacccgaggaagcacaggcagaggaagaagcaCCTGAAGAAACACCTGAAGAAGCACCTGAGGAAGCACAGGCAGAGGAAGACGCACCTGAAGAAACACCTGAAGAAGCACCCGAGGAAGCACCTGAAGAAGCACCTGAGGAGGCAGAAGCACCTGaagaagcagaggcagaagaACCCGAGGAAGCAGgggcagaagcagaagcacccgaggaagcagaggcagaagcacccgagg
- the LOC116218103 gene encoding pancreatic secretory granule membrane major glycoprotein GP2-like isoform X1: protein MGGLLLLLMFLHTPQDVSPQESDPCHTYTELNDTWRANTNLDWSVVRCDRDVQWQGWYRMFYQGTSVGMPESCVPTKRCSTNAPLWLNGLHPRQEEGIVTREVCGSYGGNCCYLKPPSIQVKACPGNYTVYKLVDPLGCNLAYCTGKMLFSDIVTIVFLCPCYIHHCFSWEKIFTSHIYYLKHISIRHADVPTATIPAAVTTPAPTTPKPRTQFQQRLRLKMALQRELSHTEMAQFTSQIREKLIQMGYPSDITVKMV from the exons ATGGGGGGTTTGCTTCTGCTCCTGATGT TTCTACATACCCCTCAAGACGTGTCGCCTCAAGAGAGTGATCCTTGTCATACTTACACTGAGCTGAACGACACCTGGAGGGCCAACACCAATCTGGACTGGTCAGTGGTGAGGTGCGACCGTGACGTCCAGTGGCAGGGTTGGTACCGCATGTTCTACCAGGGGACGAGCGTTGGCATGCCCGAGAGCTGTGTACCCACAAAACGGTGTAGCACGAACGCACCCCTGTGGCTGAACGGTCTGCACCCTCGCCAGGAAGAAGGCATCGTgaccagagaggtgtgtggatCCTATGGGGGTAACTGCTGCTATTTAAAACCACCATCCATCCAGGTGAAAGCGTGTCCAGGAAACTACACTGTTTACAAACTAGTGGACCCTCTTGGCTGCAATCTGGCATACTGTACAGGTAAAATGCTCTTTTCTGATATAGTTACTATAGTGTTCTTGTGTCCATGTTACATTCACCATTGTTTCTCCTGGGAAAAGATTTTCACCTCTCATATCTATTATCTAAAACATATCTCCATACGCCACGCAGATGTACCAACTGCAACCATTCCTGCTGCTGTAACTACCCCTGCTCCAACCACTCCAA AGCCCAGGACACAGTTCCAGCAGAGGTTGAGGCTGAAGATGGCCCTCCAGAGGGAGCTCTCCCACACTGAGATGGCCCAGTTCACCTCACAG ATCAGGGAGAAGCTGATTCAGATGGGCTAccccagtgacatcacagtcaaGATGGTGTGA
- the LOC116218106 gene encoding serine protease inhibitor Kazal-type 1-like isoform X1 encodes MKLSIVISLCALLYFSGHTLARSDPRHWVDCEALEEKSQRIKTKGGIDDTCALAYNPLCGYDDVTYPNECMFCAANRGEKRVVARYRGRCQEGRQQRKQKREPWTDF; translated from the exons ATGAAGCTGAGCATTGTGATCTCCCTCTGCGCTCTACTTTACTTCTCTG GTCACACTTTGGCCAGGTCAGACCCGAGGCACTGG GTTGATTGTGAAGCCCTGGAGGAGAAATCTCAGAGGATTAAGACCAAGGGGGGCATTGATGACACCTGCGCTCTCGCGTACAACCCTCTCTGTGGGTATGACGACGTCACCTATCCAAATGAATGCATGTTCTGCGCTGCCAACCG AGGGGAAAAACGCGTTGTGGCCCGTTATCGGGGGCGATGCCAGGAAGGGAGACAGCAGAGGAAGCAGAAGCGTGAACCTTGGACAGATTTTTGA
- the LOC116218103 gene encoding pancreatic secretory granule membrane major glycoprotein GP2-like isoform X2 has translation MGGLLLLLMFLHTPQDVSPQESDPCHTYTELNDTWRANTNLDWSVVRCDRDVQWQGWYRMFYQGTSVGMPESCVPTKRCSTNAPLWLNGLHPRQEEGIVTREVCGSYGGNCCYLKPPSIQVKACPGNYTVYKLVDPLGCNLAYCTDVPTATIPAAVTTPAPTTPKPRTQFQQRLRLKMALQRELSHTEMAQFTSQIREKLIQMGYPSDITVKMV, from the exons ATGGGGGGTTTGCTTCTGCTCCTGATGT TTCTACATACCCCTCAAGACGTGTCGCCTCAAGAGAGTGATCCTTGTCATACTTACACTGAGCTGAACGACACCTGGAGGGCCAACACCAATCTGGACTGGTCAGTGGTGAGGTGCGACCGTGACGTCCAGTGGCAGGGTTGGTACCGCATGTTCTACCAGGGGACGAGCGTTGGCATGCCCGAGAGCTGTGTACCCACAAAACGGTGTAGCACGAACGCACCCCTGTGGCTGAACGGTCTGCACCCTCGCCAGGAAGAAGGCATCGTgaccagagaggtgtgtggatCCTATGGGGGTAACTGCTGCTATTTAAAACCACCATCCATCCAGGTGAAAGCGTGTCCAGGAAACTACACTGTTTACAAACTAGTGGACCCTCTTGGCTGCAATCTGGCATACTGTACAG ATGTACCAACTGCAACCATTCCTGCTGCTGTAACTACCCCTGCTCCAACCACTCCAA AGCCCAGGACACAGTTCCAGCAGAGGTTGAGGCTGAAGATGGCCCTCCAGAGGGAGCTCTCCCACACTGAGATGGCCCAGTTCACCTCACAG ATCAGGGAGAAGCTGATTCAGATGGGCTAccccagtgacatcacagtcaaGATGGTGTGA